GCCATGTTGCAATAATGCATTACTGCCAGGGTTAATAAGATCCTGCCCGTCATAGTCGTGATACTGGTGAGGAGTTCCAGCCAGGTATGCACCGTACTCCAACAACTGATCATGATCGCCGCATACCCTAAGTTCACGAGGTAATACCCCACCAGCAGGATCTTATTGATAAAATCCGTCAGCGATACATCCCCCTGTAATAACCCCAGGATGTATAACCGGCCGTTCCGGAAGAAGAGTAAACCCACCCTGACGGTGACCAGGTAAGTGATGAACAGGTAAATGATATATGCAAGGATATTCATAACAGTACAAACCTAGTACAGTTTATTGTATTTTCAAAATATTCTGAAAGTTTAGTACTTACCGCATAAGAAAAAAGCAGGCAATTGCCTGCTAATCAACTTATAATCTTTCTAATTCTTTTAAATATTCATATTGCAAATCCTCATGCTGCCCCTCTATAGCCTTCCGGATCTTCTTCATCTGCCCCATATATATCGTTGTCAATGCCGGACTCTCTCCTACCTTTATCCCCGCTTTCTTAATCTTCATTAAAAAGTACAACAGCAACTCTATCTCCGCCACCTTCGATCCCGTATATTTTATCTGCTTACTCACTCCCCTCAATATCTTTCTCAAATGCTTCTTCACATAGTAAATGTTCGTCTTCGGCTGCGTAGTAAATGCCTCATCCATTTCCAGTTTCACGGCGGCTATATATCCCTGCAGGTCCCCTTCCTCGAATAACAAATAAGATAACAACTCCTTATTGTCATTCTTAAACTTCGCCAACCGCAAACACACCTCCATGAGCCTTGCCGGGGGCAATGCCTGCAATTCCTTCTTTATTTCACTGATACTCGCTGGCTTCATGAATAGAAATCAACAAGTGCTCCAAAATAAGCCTCATTCCATCCATCCACAATGTCGTCAAATGCCTCGTCAGGAATATTCGTATGCCTCAGCTCCACATCCGTTCCTTTTTTGTGCGGATGCAGTATAATCGTCACAATTGAATCTTCCGGCTGATCCCCGAAATACCACTCCTGCACAATCTTCTTATCCTCTTCAAACTCGAGGTTCATACCTGCAATACTGTCTCCCCATAAGGAAAACTCCGTTCCCGCCTCGGCTTTCATTTCCGCAGGTTCACCGGACCATAACTGAATGGTGTATTGATTGGTCAATGCCTTGTACAACTCCTCAGGAGCTGCTGGCACCAAAAAGTGCTTTTTATAATCCTTCATAATCCTGCAAAACTACTTTATCTGTTGCAATAACATAAAAAAATCGGGCGGCTAATAAGCCGCCCGATTAAAAAACTTTTACTTTACCACCTGCAACCACTCGTCCGGCAGCCTTCCTATCTTACCTCCATTCACCCTGTATTCCAGCTTCAGCGTATACCCACCACCGCCTTCTACAAACTTCACCTCGATCGGATGCAACCCTTTCTGCAGCGCAATCTGTCCGCTCTTCTGTAAAGGTGCATGCCAGCCATCATTATCCACCACCTTCTCTCCATCTATGTACAGGTTCGCACCATCATCTGCCGTCAGGAAGAAACTATATATAGCCGTCTCCGGAACATTGATAAAGCCTTTCAGCGTAGCGGCAAATGGCTTACCACCATGCCCCATACTATCCGGCATGATCACATTGTTTACATACCCGCTGCTATCCGGTGTATCTTTCAGTGTCGTCACACTCTTAAATGATCCGTTGAAATAATCCAGTTTCAACCCCTGCTGCAAACCACTCACTTCTGTCGGTTTGAAGAATGATTGTGGCTTATAGTTCAACGTATAGATCTCTCCATGCACACCATCCGGCTTAAATGCCGCAATACGCAGGGAAATCTTACCCGGAATAATATAATCAGCTGGCAGTTCAGGAGATTTTACTGTCGGCGCCGTACCATCCGTTGTATAACGGATCGTCATCTCAGGAGAAGGTTTCGCAATTACCAGTTTCGTCTTTCCTACAAATACGTTTTCTTCTGTAAACCCATCCAGATCTGGCATACGGTAGTGTACCCTCATCTTGTCCAGGCGTTTATACTGCGTCATCAAACGCTGAGAATACCCTTCAAAATCGGATTTGTGTGTCCACAATACTTCTGCCAGCGCTGTCATTCGTGGCATATACATAAAGTCTGCACGATTTTCAGAAGGGATCATCTCTGTCCAGATATTCGCCTGCGCACCAATGATGTTACGGCCTTCTTCGGCAGTCAGGCCCTTTGGAACCGGCTCAAAATGATACACGTTTGCAATAGAGTTCCTGTCAGGAATACCATCAAAATACAAAGGATTGCCCGGCGTCATGATCACATAGTTCCCATTCTTAGCCGCATGCACGGGTGCTGAAGGTACCCAGCTTCTCCAATACATCACAACTGCCGTAGGACTCACACCCCCTTCCAAAATCTCATCCCAGCCAATCAGCTTCTTCCCTTTGGAATTGAAGAACTTTTCCATTCTCTTTACAAAGTAGCTCTGCAGTTCATCAACGTCTTTGATATTGTGTTCTTTCATGAAATCCTTTACACCATCAAAGTGTTCCCAGGTAGACTTGTCCACTTCATCTGCACCCAGGTGAATATATTGAGAAGGGAACAATGCCGCAATTTCAGTAAATACATTCTCTGCAAATTCGAAGGTCGTTTCTTTGCAAGGACAGATAGGCGTGGTAAACAATTTACCCCATTTCACACCACCCTGACAACTCAGGAAAGGATACTCCCTGATAGCCGCCATCATATGACCCGGCATATCGATTTCAGGGATAATTTCGATATGACGTGCTGCTGCATAAGCAATCAGGTCCTTCATCTGCGCCTGCGTATAGAAGCCGCCATACAGTGTTTTGCCATCTTTGTGAATGATGTGGGAAGCGTCGATCGCCATATCCGGATTGGTTTTGGCTTTCTCCATACAGGCAGAATCCTGGTTGTTCCATTCACGCCACGCACCCTTTTCTGTCAGCAAAGGATATTTCTTGATTTCAATACGCCAACCCTGATCATCGGTCAGGTGCAAGTGTAATTTATTCATCTTGTACAAGGCGAGTACGTTGATGAATTTTTTCAGGTAGTCGATTGAAAAAAAGTGACGGGATACATCCAGGTGCATACCACGCCAGCCATATACAGGGTGGTCGGTGATGTTCGCAGCAGGGATGGCGATCTTCGCCAGTTTGGTAGCTGTACCTTCTACTGATACCGGCATCAGCTGACGCAGGGTCTGGATCGCGCGGAACATACCGGTAGGCGTTTTTGCTCCTATCTGAATTTCCTGCGTGCTGATCTGCAAAGTGTAATCTTCTTCGCCTTCCAGCTGATCATTCTGTGTCAATACGATGGAACCCGCACCGGCTTTGGTACCTGCAGGCAATGCCTGACCTAAGCCCTGTTTGATGAGTGCCTGTAACTGTGCCGCCTCATTGCTGAAAGCTTTTCCGGCCGGAACAACCAATTTCGTTTTTGCAGTAATGACAAATTCTCCAGCCTGTGGCACCAACTGTTGCGGATAAGGAATGATTCCGTAACGGGAGGGTGCTGCATCCTGGGCGCGTGCTATCTGAAAGAGTAACAATACACCCAGTGCCAGTGCACTTTTTTTCAACATAATTTACTTTTAAGCATGATAAGGAAGTCAGCAAAGTACCAAGAATAATGGCACCAAACTGATGCGATATTGCTAAATTATACAGTAATATTAGCGCTGACAGCTCCTATACGGCTACATTCACAATATTCAACAACCTAAAGAACTGCTCCTCCTCCATTTCCTGTACTTCCCCCGGCTGCAAATCGCCCAACAACAGCTCTTCTATTGAGATCCGTATCAGCCTTTTCGTCTGATGCCCCACAGCTGCCGTCATCTTCCTCACCTGGTGAAACTTTCCCTCCGTCAGCGTGATCGTAATCCACGTCCTTGGCAGGTACTCCTTCAGGTCATGTGCCCTTGGCCCTACGTTCGCCGGTTTTTCTACTACCTGCACCTCACAGGGCGGTGTGACGTAATCCACGCCCCCTTTTATACGAATGGTCACACCGGTTCGCAATTTCTCTACCGACTCCGGACTCATGATCTTATTGACCATCACAAGGTATGTACGCTTGTGTGGTGTGTCGCTTTCGAATAGTAAACGGGTGACTTTTTTATTGGTAGTAAGAATAAGCAATCCTTCGGAATGGTTGTCGAGTCTGCCCACGGCATGAATGCCTTCGGGAAAATCATAATCCAGTTCGCCCAAAAGATGTACTTTGTCAGGGCTCACGAACTGCGACACCATGTCGTAAGGCTTGTTAATAATGAAATACCGATCCATAAAATTCTGCTAATATACAGGCAAATCTGATTAATATCTATTTAACCCATTCCCGGGGGAAACCATAATTTCATCCCTATGAAGATAAAAACGCTCATCATCGCAACGACTGGATTTTGTAGCACCCTCCAGGCACAGGTGAAAAAAGATTATCCCATACAGCCTGTGGCCTTCACACAGGTACAGGTATCCGACAATTTCTGGGCGCCCAAGATCAGGGTGAATGCGGAAGTAACGATTCCCTATACCCTGGAACAATGTCGTAAGACAGGCCGCATCGACAATTTCAGACGTGCTGCCCATACCATTCCCGGCGATTCTATGACGGAATATACATTTGACGATACGGATCTGTACAAAGTGATTGAAGGAGCTTCGTATGGTTTGCAGGTGAAAAAGAACCCCGAACTGGAAAAGTACCTCGATTCACTGATTACTATTATCGGCGCTGCACAGGAAAAAGATGGTTATTTATATACTTTCCGCACCGTACACGCCGCACACCCTCATCCATGGATAGGTACGAAGAGATGGGAAATGGAGGAAGACCTGAGTCATGAACTGTACAATGCCGGTCATCTGTACGAGGCCGCTGTAGCACATTACCAGGCTACAGGCAAAAAGACCTTATTGAATATTGCTATCAAAAACGCGGACCTGCTGGTTAAAACTCTCGGCTATGGCAAAGAAGAAAAATGGCCCGGCCACCAGATCGTAGAAACAGGGCTGACGAAATTATACCGTGTCACCGGCGATACTGCTTACCTGCATCT
This Chitinophaga sancti DNA region includes the following protein-coding sequences:
- a CDS encoding SRPBCC domain-containing protein, producing the protein MKDYKKHFLVPAAPEELYKALTNQYTIQLWSGEPAEMKAEAGTEFSLWGDSIAGMNLEFEEDKKIVQEWYFGDQPEDSIVTIILHPHKKGTDVELRHTNIPDEAFDDIVDGWNEAYFGALVDFYS
- a CDS encoding family 20 glycosylhydrolase, which codes for MLKKSALALGVLLLFQIARAQDAAPSRYGIIPYPQQLVPQAGEFVITAKTKLVVPAGKAFSNEAAQLQALIKQGLGQALPAGTKAGAGSIVLTQNDQLEGEEDYTLQISTQEIQIGAKTPTGMFRAIQTLRQLMPVSVEGTATKLAKIAIPAANITDHPVYGWRGMHLDVSRHFFSIDYLKKFINVLALYKMNKLHLHLTDDQGWRIEIKKYPLLTEKGAWREWNNQDSACMEKAKTNPDMAIDASHIIHKDGKTLYGGFYTQAQMKDLIAYAAARHIEIIPEIDMPGHMMAAIREYPFLSCQGGVKWGKLFTTPICPCKETTFEFAENVFTEIAALFPSQYIHLGADEVDKSTWEHFDGVKDFMKEHNIKDVDELQSYFVKRMEKFFNSKGKKLIGWDEILEGGVSPTAVVMYWRSWVPSAPVHAAKNGNYVIMTPGNPLYFDGIPDRNSIANVYHFEPVPKGLTAEEGRNIIGAQANIWTEMIPSENRADFMYMPRMTALAEVLWTHKSDFEGYSQRLMTQYKRLDKMRVHYRMPDLDGFTEENVFVGKTKLVIAKPSPEMTIRYTTDGTAPTVKSPELPADYIIPGKISLRIAAFKPDGVHGEIYTLNYKPQSFFKPTEVSGLQQGLKLDYFNGSFKSVTTLKDTPDSSGYVNNVIMPDSMGHGGKPFAATLKGFINVPETAIYSFFLTADDGANLYIDGEKVVDNDGWHAPLQKSGQIALQKGLHPIEVKFVEGGGGYTLKLEYRVNGGKIGRLPDEWLQVVK
- a CDS encoding pseudouridine synthase, with the translated sequence MDRYFIINKPYDMVSQFVSPDKVHLLGELDYDFPEGIHAVGRLDNHSEGLLILTTNKKVTRLLFESDTPHKRTYLVMVNKIMSPESVEKLRTGVTIRIKGGVDYVTPPCEVQVVEKPANVGPRAHDLKEYLPRTWITITLTEGKFHQVRKMTAAVGHQTKRLIRISIEELLLGDLQPGEVQEMEEEQFFRLLNIVNVAV